A genomic stretch from Empedobacter stercoris includes:
- a CDS encoding HD domain-containing protein encodes MKIVNDPVHGFITIPNELIYQIIQHPYFQRLRRISQTGLTEMVYPGARHSRFHHALGCMHLMQKALNILKRKNVEITSEEENAALIAILLHDLGHGPFSHSLEHSIINGSHHEEISLRLMEELNQIFDQKLTLAIQIFKGQYPKKFLTQLVSSQLDCDRMDYLKRDSFYSGVVEGNINPERIISMMNVSDNELVIEAKGIPSVEKFLMARMFMYMQVYMHKKSFTAENFLINVLRRAKEMTRKGENLFATSAFKYFLEDNESGSLSKEGLEIFTHLDDSDVLSAIKEWQYHDDFILSKLSKNIIQRTLPKSYLMDNKLTDEEILLEKNRVKEALEIEDASYFVEQTTIKIVPYEKSKSPIKVLYKNGDVKELSCSGKSLLTQFLGQEITKYHYHSV; translated from the coding sequence TTGAAAATAGTAAATGATCCAGTTCATGGATTTATAACGATTCCAAACGAGCTTATTTATCAGATTATTCAACATCCATATTTTCAACGACTTCGTAGAATTTCGCAAACAGGATTGACTGAAATGGTGTATCCTGGTGCAAGACATTCTCGTTTTCATCACGCTTTAGGTTGTATGCATTTGATGCAAAAAGCCCTAAATATCCTTAAAAGAAAAAACGTTGAAATAACTTCCGAAGAAGAGAATGCGGCGTTGATAGCCATCCTTTTGCATGATTTGGGACATGGTCCTTTTTCACATTCTCTTGAACATTCGATTATTAATGGTTCTCATCACGAAGAAATTTCGCTTCGTTTGATGGAAGAATTAAATCAAATTTTTGATCAAAAATTAACGTTAGCTATTCAAATTTTTAAAGGACAATATCCAAAAAAGTTTTTAACGCAATTGGTTTCGAGTCAATTGGATTGCGATCGTATGGATTATTTGAAACGAGATAGTTTTTATTCTGGTGTTGTAGAAGGAAATATTAATCCAGAACGAATTATCTCGATGATGAATGTTTCGGATAATGAGTTGGTGATTGAAGCCAAAGGAATTCCTTCTGTCGAAAAGTTTTTGATGGCGCGTATGTTTATGTATATGCAAGTGTACATGCACAAAAAATCTTTTACAGCCGAAAATTTTTTGATTAATGTATTAAGAAGAGCAAAAGAGATGACACGAAAAGGTGAAAATTTGTTTGCAACTTCAGCTTTTAAGTATTTTTTAGAAGATAATGAAAGTGGAAGTTTATCAAAAGAAGGTTTAGAAATATTTACGCATTTAGATGATTCGGATGTGTTATCAGCAATTAAAGAATGGCAATATCACGATGATTTTATTTTAAGTAAATTATCAAAAAATATCATTCAGCGAACGTTACCAAAATCCTATTTAATGGATAATAAATTGACTGATGAAGAAATTTTGCTTGAAAAGAATAGAGTAAAAGAAGCTTTAGAAATTGAGGATGCAAGCTATTTTGTGGAGCAGACAACAATTAAAATAGTTCCGTACGAAAAATCAAAAAGTCCAATTAAGGTTTTATATAAGAATGGTGATGTTAAAGAATTATCTTGTTCCGGAAAAAGTTTGTTAACGCAATTTTTGGGACAAGAAATTACAAAATATCACTATCATAGTGTATAA
- a CDS encoding Pycsar system effector family protein — translation MNQLLLNIENYVFNLFKDKLSLDFTYHNFMHTVKVVEAIKTLSAEEQIPTDLQEKLIIAGWFHDTGYTKIVQGHEIESANIVKEYLSELDFDEKYIKEVQDYILITTLYKVPKTIGEAIVKDADNYHLGQTEYPKIAELLRDEISKICKKDFTDYEWHIENRNFFLNVHHFYTDSAKKLWQKGKEENLIYTQSKIKEIELIGDVPNKYELKKKKNDKIQQPDRGVDTLFRVTLNNHTRLSDIADSKANILLSVNAIVISIALSTLVPKLGSPKNEYLILPSIVMLLSSVISIIFAILATKPKVTYESFNEEDVKNRKVNLLFFGNFYQMSLDAYEEAMEELMKDRDYVYTSLTRDLYYLGKVLERKYRLLSITYTIFMIGTILSVLTFAYAMFTNVG, via the coding sequence ATGAACCAATTGTTATTAAATATAGAAAACTATGTTTTCAATCTGTTCAAAGATAAACTTTCTTTAGATTTTACGTACCATAATTTTATGCATACCGTAAAAGTTGTAGAAGCCATAAAAACCTTGAGTGCTGAAGAACAAATTCCTACAGATCTACAAGAAAAATTAATAATTGCAGGTTGGTTTCACGATACCGGTTACACAAAAATCGTGCAAGGTCATGAAATTGAGAGTGCAAATATTGTAAAAGAGTATTTAAGTGAACTTGATTTTGATGAAAAATATATTAAAGAAGTTCAAGATTATATTTTGATTACAACTTTATATAAAGTTCCGAAGACGATTGGCGAAGCAATTGTAAAAGATGCAGATAATTATCATTTGGGTCAAACTGAATATCCAAAAATAGCCGAATTATTACGAGATGAGATTTCGAAAATTTGTAAAAAAGACTTTACAGATTATGAATGGCATATAGAAAACCGAAATTTCTTTTTGAATGTGCATCATTTTTATACCGATTCGGCAAAAAAACTTTGGCAAAAAGGAAAAGAAGAAAATTTGATTTATACACAAAGTAAAATCAAAGAAATTGAGTTGATTGGTGATGTACCGAACAAATACGAATTAAAGAAAAAGAAAAACGATAAAATTCAACAACCCGATCGAGGAGTAGATACGCTTTTCCGTGTAACGTTAAATAATCATACGCGTTTAAGTGATATTGCAGATAGTAAAGCCAATATTTTATTGTCTGTAAATGCAATTGTAATTTCGATTGCACTTTCTACGTTGGTTCCGAAATTAGGAAGTCCAAAAAATGAATACTTGATTTTACCTTCTATTGTTATGCTTTTGTCAAGTGTTATTTCGATTATTTTTGCAATTTTAGCCACAAAACCAAAAGTTACTTACGAAAGTTTTAACGAAGAAGATGTAAAAAATAGAAAAGTTAATTTGCTTTTCTTTGGAAATTTTTATCAAATGTCGCTTGATGCCTACGAAGAGGCGATGGAAGAATTGATGAAAGACAGAGATTATGTTTATACATCTTTAACTCGAGATTTATACTATTTAGGAAAAGTTTTGGAGCGAAAATATCGCTTGTTGAGTATAACGTATACCATTTTTATGATTGGTACTATATTATCAGTTTTGACTTTTGCTTATGCAATGTTTACAAATGTTGGATAA
- a CDS encoding OsmC family protein, translating to MKIELNRVNKASHYEATAASSSVKVNIDGPESIGGEGKGVRPMELVLIALGSCSVFDLGEILKKQRQEIEDLKVEVEGQRREEIPNIFTNIHIKFFLKGNIDLEKANKAAELAVKKYCSVHDMLANGGIDITYEINVN from the coding sequence ATGAAAATTGAATTAAATAGAGTAAACAAAGCTTCTCATTACGAAGCAACTGCTGCAAGTTCTTCTGTGAAGGTGAATATAGATGGGCCAGAATCGATAGGAGGAGAGGGAAAAGGAGTTCGTCCGATGGAGCTAGTTTTAATAGCTTTAGGTAGTTGTAGTGTTTTTGATTTGGGAGAAATTTTAAAAAAACAACGTCAAGAAATTGAAGATCTTAAAGTTGAGGTAGAAGGACAACGCCGCGAAGAAATTCCAAATATTTTCACAAACATTCACATCAAATTTTTCTTAAAAGGAAACATCGATTTGGAAAAAGCAAATAAAGCTGCTGAATTAGCAGTGAAAAAATATTGTAGCGTACACGATATGTTAGCAAACGGAGGTATCGATATTACGTACGAAATTAATGTGAATTAA
- a CDS encoding T9SS type B sorting domain-containing protein, whose translation MSKFLTAYPNAVIEIYDRFEKNVKTITQADQFIWDGRIRGKSVPTDNYWYVIKLNDEQTKSGSILIKIR comes from the coding sequence TTGAGTAAATTCTTAACTGCCTATCCAAATGCTGTTATAGAAATTTATGACCGATTTGAAAAAAATGTGAAAACAATTACACAAGCTGATCAGTTTATTTGGGATGGAAGAATACGAGGAAAATCTGTGCCTACAGATAATTATTGGTATGTAATCAAACTAAATGATGAACAAACAAAATCAGGTTCAATATTAATTAAAATCAGATAA
- the lpxD gene encoding UDP-3-O-(3-hydroxymyristoyl)glucosamine N-acyltransferase, with product MKFKAAEIAQLLQGTVKGNANVEVSTLSKIEEGKEGSISFLANPKYEHFIYSTNASIVIVSKDFVATDSISSTLIIVEDAYQAFTQLLHYYNTIKNNKVGIEEYTKVNSTAQLGDNVYVGSFSYIGANVSIGNNVKIYPNVTIGDYVTIGDNTVLHSGVQVYEECEIGQNCIIHSNVVIGADGFGFAPNPDGSFEKIPQIGNVLIEDNVEIGAGSTIDRATMGSTIIRKGVKLDNQIQIAHNVQIGENTVIASQSGVAGSTKIGRNCMVGGQVGIAGHLTIGDFVQVQAQSGINGDVESKTQMYGSPAIEATSFRKAYVHFRKFPEIVKRIDKLEKENKQK from the coding sequence ATGAAGTTTAAAGCTGCAGAGATTGCACAATTATTGCAAGGAACCGTAAAAGGTAATGCAAATGTAGAGGTTTCCACACTATCAAAGATAGAGGAGGGAAAAGAAGGTTCGATTTCGTTTTTAGCAAATCCGAAATACGAACATTTTATCTATTCAACTAATGCTTCTATTGTAATTGTGAGTAAAGATTTTGTAGCGACAGATTCAATATCTTCTACCTTAATTATTGTGGAAGATGCTTATCAAGCGTTTACACAATTATTACACTATTACAATACCATAAAAAATAATAAAGTTGGAATAGAAGAATATACAAAAGTAAATTCTACTGCCCAATTAGGAGATAATGTATATGTTGGAAGTTTTTCTTATATTGGAGCTAACGTTTCGATTGGGAATAATGTGAAAATATATCCAAATGTAACGATTGGAGATTACGTAACGATTGGAGATAATACCGTTTTACATTCAGGTGTACAAGTGTATGAGGAATGTGAAATTGGTCAGAATTGCATCATTCATTCTAACGTTGTAATTGGAGCTGATGGCTTCGGTTTTGCACCAAATCCAGATGGATCTTTTGAAAAAATTCCTCAAATAGGAAATGTTTTGATTGAAGATAATGTCGAAATTGGAGCAGGATCAACGATAGATAGAGCAACAATGGGATCTACAATTATTCGTAAAGGAGTAAAATTAGATAATCAAATTCAAATTGCTCATAATGTTCAAATAGGAGAGAATACTGTTATAGCTTCGCAAAGTGGAGTGGCAGGTTCTACCAAAATTGGACGCAATTGTATGGTTGGAGGTCAAGTTGGTATCGCAGGTCATTTGACTATCGGAGATTTTGTACAAGTGCAAGCTCAGAGTGGTATTAACGGAGATGTAGAAAGCAAAACGCAAATGTATGGTTCACCAGCAATAGAAGCGACAAGCTTTAGAAAAGCATACGTACATTTTAGAAAGTTTCCAGAAATTGTGAAACGAATCGATAAATTAGAAAAAGAGAACAAACAAAAGTAA
- a CDS encoding porin, which translates to MKHYLVLPLLLITVGLFGQNKDSIQTEEYKNLMSPYYSYGDGLGITSPDSLYQVNIRFRMQNRVSYIDNQDEEDKIDAQIRRLRLRLDGYIGNPKFEYSLQLSFASGDVGKAEEGKNTNIIRDAMIFYNPNKHWSFGFGQTKLPGNRQRNNSSGALQLTDRSINNADFNIDRDFGFQVQHSKKSKEHFSYTLRGAVSTGEGRNWTKFDDTGLAYTGKVELFPFGAFTNDGSSYEGDLFHEQTPKLMLSGAYSYNNNAHKTKGQQGDELFGTANIQSLFFDAMFKYRGWSFMYAYLNRNSDQTVFYNPQDATDFNYIYNGHGMDFQGSYTFPKHWEVIGRYSTQKVNDKIFEFTPNTNQYSLGLTKYIWEHAFKLQAEVSYEQQKFYNLEKKNNWYARLQIEIGI; encoded by the coding sequence ATGAAGCATTATTTAGTTTTACCGTTATTATTAATAACTGTAGGTCTTTTTGGACAGAATAAAGATTCTATTCAAACAGAAGAATATAAAAACTTGATGTCGCCTTATTACAGTTATGGAGACGGTTTGGGAATTACTTCTCCCGATAGTTTGTATCAGGTAAATATTCGATTCAGAATGCAAAATAGAGTGTCTTATATTGATAATCAAGATGAAGAAGATAAAATTGATGCGCAAATTCGTCGTTTAAGGCTTCGATTAGACGGTTATATTGGTAATCCAAAGTTCGAATATTCGTTGCAACTTTCTTTTGCTTCTGGCGATGTAGGAAAGGCAGAGGAGGGAAAAAATACTAACATCATTCGAGATGCCATGATTTTTTATAACCCAAATAAACATTGGAGTTTTGGATTTGGTCAAACCAAATTGCCGGGAAATAGACAGCGAAATAACTCTTCGGGTGCATTACAATTAACAGATCGTTCTATTAACAATGCGGACTTTAACATCGACCGTGATTTTGGATTTCAAGTACAACATTCAAAAAAATCAAAAGAACATTTTTCGTATACATTGCGTGGAGCTGTTTCTACTGGAGAAGGGAGAAATTGGACAAAATTTGATGATACAGGTTTAGCCTATACAGGAAAAGTAGAATTGTTTCCGTTCGGAGCTTTTACAAATGACGGAAGTAGTTACGAAGGAGATTTATTTCATGAGCAAACACCAAAGTTGATGCTTTCTGGTGCGTACAGTTACAATAATAATGCGCATAAAACCAAAGGTCAGCAAGGAGATGAGTTATTTGGAACAGCAAATATTCAATCTTTATTTTTTGATGCAATGTTCAAATATCGTGGTTGGAGTTTTATGTATGCTTACTTGAATAGAAATTCTGATCAAACTGTATTCTATAACCCGCAAGATGCAACCGATTTTAATTACATCTACAATGGTCATGGAATGGATTTTCAAGGTTCATACACTTTTCCAAAACATTGGGAAGTAATTGGACGCTATTCTACGCAAAAAGTAAATGATAAAATTTTTGAGTTTACTCCAAACACAAATCAATATAGTTTAGGGTTGACGAAGTATATCTGGGAACATGCCTTCAAATTACAAGCAGAAGTGTCCTATGAGCAACAGAAGTTTTATAATTTAGAAAAGAAAAACAATTGGTATGCCCGTTTACAAATAGAAATTGGGATATAA
- a CDS encoding alanine dehydrogenase — protein MDGKNIFTPFSQGELIPQPERLEIPHKKERFDIGIPKETNNQEKRICLSPDAVEILVNNGHQVTIETGAGEGANYSDKEYSEAGAQISYNTQSVFEKPIILKVGPLTLEEIDWVKPHALIISSVPTNTLKREYFQKLIAKRVDAVGFEFIRDEQNHLPVVRLLSEIAGTTAILVASELMSSTNVGNGILMGGVTGVRPTEVVILGAGTVAENATRTALGLGASVRVFDNSLTRLRRLQQNIGQRVSTSTLDPKELGKALRRCDLAIGALRGETRTPCVVTEMMVQNMKAGAVIIDVSIDQGGCFETSELTTHDQPIIIKNDIIHYAVSNITSRVARTSTKALSNYFLSYLFQISEESGFANVVQTDKTIRNGVYLYKGRIVKKNLCDWFDLPFHDINLLII, from the coding sequence ATGGACGGAAAAAATATTTTCACGCCGTTTTCTCAAGGAGAACTTATTCCTCAACCCGAGCGTTTAGAGATTCCTCATAAGAAAGAGCGCTTCGATATTGGAATTCCAAAAGAAACAAATAATCAAGAAAAACGAATTTGTCTTTCTCCTGATGCAGTCGAAATTTTAGTCAATAACGGACATCAAGTAACGATTGAAACTGGAGCAGGAGAAGGTGCAAATTACTCAGATAAAGAATATTCAGAAGCTGGTGCGCAGATTTCTTACAATACGCAATCCGTTTTCGAAAAACCAATTATTCTAAAAGTAGGCCCACTTACATTAGAAGAAATTGATTGGGTAAAACCCCATGCATTAATCATTTCTTCTGTACCTACCAACACGTTGAAACGTGAATATTTTCAGAAACTTATCGCAAAACGTGTAGATGCTGTAGGTTTTGAGTTTATTCGTGATGAACAAAATCATTTACCTGTCGTTCGTTTATTAAGTGAAATTGCAGGAACTACGGCTATTTTGGTAGCGAGTGAATTGATGTCTTCAACAAATGTTGGGAATGGTATTTTAATGGGAGGCGTTACTGGAGTACGACCAACAGAAGTTGTTATTCTTGGAGCAGGAACTGTTGCTGAAAATGCAACAAGAACTGCTTTAGGTTTGGGCGCTTCGGTTCGAGTTTTTGACAATTCATTGACGAGATTAAGACGTTTACAACAAAATATTGGTCAACGCGTTTCCACTTCGACATTAGATCCTAAAGAATTAGGAAAAGCTTTAAGACGATGCGATTTAGCAATTGGAGCACTTCGTGGCGAAACACGTACACCATGTGTCGTTACTGAAATGATGGTTCAAAATATGAAAGCTGGCGCTGTTATTATTGATGTTAGTATAGATCAAGGTGGATGCTTTGAAACTTCAGAGTTGACAACACATGATCAACCAATCATTATAAAGAATGATATCATTCATTATGCCGTTTCTAATATCACTTCTCGCGTTGCACGTACGTCTACTAAAGCGTTGAGTAATTATTTTTTATCCTATTTATTTCAAATATCAGAAGAATCTGGTTTTGCAAATGTGGTACAAACGGATAAAACTATAAGAAATGGCGTATATTTGTACAAAGGAAGAATTGTAAAAAAGAACTTATGTGACTGGTTTGATTTACCATTTCACGACATTAATTTATTGATCATATGA
- the porX gene encoding T9SS response regulator signal transducer PorX, with product MAIKILWIDDEIDLLKPHQLFLEKKGYDTTMINNATDALEVIEKENFVAVLIDENMPGLSGLEALPKIKEIRPNLPVIMVTKSEEEHIMEDAIGAHISDYLIKPVNPNQILLSLKKILDASKIISEKTVINYQQEFRNITMDMMNARDFEDWQEIYKKLVYWELELENIEDTALTQIIENQKSEANAAFFKFIERNYEDWLHDDEDRPVLSHTVFNQLVRPQLGKDKNVLLIMVDNLRYDQWKVIEPIFNRYYNSENENLYYSILPSATQYARNAFFSGLMPLEIEKKYPQYWLNDTDEGNKNMHEKELLGEQLKRLGLGDLTYNYFKILNSDFEKKIADDFNNYKNNNLNVIVYNFIDILSHAKTDNRIVGEMIRDDKTYRSITKHWFENSYLMEIVKKAAQNKMKIIVTTDHGTIYVKEPTKVIGDKEASTNLRYKLGKQLQYDPKDVLAVDQPEKFLLPKVNVTSKYIFAKENLFLTYPKNYNHFVNYYKNTYQHGGISLEEIIIPMVVLTPKN from the coding sequence ATGGCTATAAAAATTTTATGGATTGACGATGAAATCGATTTATTGAAACCGCACCAACTTTTTTTAGAGAAAAAGGGATACGATACGACAATGATAAACAACGCAACGGATGCGTTAGAAGTGATTGAAAAAGAAAATTTTGTAGCGGTTTTAATCGATGAAAATATGCCAGGGTTAAGCGGCTTAGAAGCTTTGCCAAAAATCAAAGAAATCCGCCCAAATCTTCCCGTTATTATGGTCACAAAAAGTGAGGAAGAACATATTATGGAAGATGCAATTGGTGCACATATTTCAGATTATTTGATTAAACCTGTTAACCCAAATCAGATCTTATTAAGTTTAAAAAAGATTTTGGATGCTTCTAAAATTATTTCCGAAAAAACAGTTATCAATTACCAACAAGAATTCAGAAATATTACGATGGATATGATGAATGCGCGTGATTTTGAAGATTGGCAAGAGATTTATAAAAAATTGGTTTATTGGGAACTTGAATTAGAAAATATTGAAGATACTGCTTTAACGCAAATCATCGAAAATCAAAAAAGTGAAGCCAATGCAGCTTTTTTTAAATTCATTGAACGTAATTACGAAGATTGGTTACATGATGACGAAGATCGCCCTGTTTTATCGCACACAGTTTTTAATCAATTGGTTCGCCCACAATTAGGGAAAGACAAAAATGTATTATTGATAATGGTGGACAATTTACGCTATGATCAATGGAAAGTGATTGAACCTATTTTTAATCGTTATTATAATTCTGAAAACGAAAATCTATATTACAGTATTTTGCCGTCAGCAACACAATATGCAAGAAATGCATTCTTTTCGGGACTGATGCCACTTGAAATTGAGAAAAAATATCCTCAGTATTGGTTAAATGACACCGATGAAGGAAACAAAAATATGCACGAAAAAGAATTGTTAGGAGAACAATTAAAACGTCTTGGATTGGGAGATCTTACATACAATTATTTCAAAATTTTAAATTCTGATTTTGAGAAAAAAATTGCAGATGATTTTAACAATTACAAAAACAATAATCTGAATGTTATCGTCTATAACTTTATTGATATTTTATCGCATGCGAAAACTGATAATCGTATTGTAGGCGAAATGATTCGAGACGACAAAACCTATCGTTCAATTACAAAACATTGGTTTGAAAATTCGTATTTAATGGAAATTGTAAAAAAAGCGGCTCAAAACAAGATGAAAATTATTGTAACAACCGATCATGGAACAATTTACGTGAAAGAGCCAACAAAAGTCATTGGAGATAAAGAAGCAAGTACCAACCTACGTTACAAATTAGGGAAACAATTGCAATATGATCCAAAAGATGTTTTGGCAGTTGATCAACCAGAAAAATTCCTTTTACCTAAGGTTAATGTTACGTCAAAGTATATCTTTGCAAAAGAAAATTTATTTTTAACGTATCCAAAAAATTACAATCATTTCGTTAATTATTACAAGAATACTTACCAACATGGTGGAATTTCGTTAGAAGAAATAATTATACCAATGGTTGTTTTAACACCAAAAAATTAA
- the tsaE gene encoding tRNA (adenosine(37)-N6)-threonylcarbamoyltransferase complex ATPase subunit type 1 TsaE, with the protein MEFIIHNLDELPEVANQIIDQLHYKLITFEGEMGAGKTTFIKTFVKALGTRDEISSPTFSIVNEYDTDKGKVFHFDFYRLNHEDEALDFGIEEYLYSDQYCLMEWPNKIANFIPDEHHSITIENVDGVRHLNFS; encoded by the coding sequence ATGGAATTTATCATTCATAATTTAGACGAATTACCCGAAGTTGCAAATCAAATAATAGATCAGCTTCACTATAAATTAATCACTTTCGAAGGAGAAATGGGAGCTGGAAAAACAACTTTTATTAAAACGTTTGTAAAAGCTTTGGGAACAAGAGACGAAATATCGAGTCCTACTTTTTCGATTGTAAACGAATATGATACCGACAAAGGAAAGGTTTTTCATTTTGATTTTTATCGTCTAAATCATGAAGATGAAGCACTAGATTTTGGTATTGAAGAGTATTTATATTCTGATCAATATTGTTTGATGGAATGGCCAAATAAAATTGCTAACTTTATACCTGATGAGCATCATAGCATTACAATAGAAAATGTAGATGGAGTTCGTCATTTAAATTTTAGCTAA